From Solea senegalensis isolate Sse05_10M linkage group LG19, IFAPA_SoseM_1, whole genome shotgun sequence, the proteins below share one genomic window:
- the pecam1a gene encoding platelet endothelial cell adhesion molecule isoform X2: MDTRPPNLPPLLLLTIILLFSQCARGQSSYIIDAVGLKILPASTVQSGTLVTMQCRVIVSHDNTARLTHKFQIVRDDVPIRSFTTTEDTVVHELKPARAADSGSYECRVTVKDKSKTSFSQKLDVTGLQDPVLYLNRTTLYEGDDFIATCSAPEEKGSLIFRFFRRFRNEESQRMKQVAPTGNSSETTLVLRQAGDYFLYCDYEINLVSGTRRSNHSNEVQVIVRELHISPVMNVLPSSRVFEGDVIEVVCKVVTSLKNIQVFLTKDKRILKQAPVSLSHRFTAQEGDSGELVCKAEWGNVQKETYKTLTVKELFSKPWLTVDPGDIFVGDRFKLTCSVSVYVPERINNQTLQFAIYKNNMKMTSSETYITQAHPSTNGNYTCKTMASSVSHSFVKESPTLVVKAKVPVSKPVMSVVGGTLILGRHFQLICQSDQGTLPITYLLYGPRGLVGHRVVGKPGDQAVFNCSSIFKSSDLSKFMCQAKNSQHRPPMVGSGMEAQLLRSTKIIEPVSKPMLTIEPSMGDVSEGQDLTLSCSVQSGTPPFNFTWYRAESEGALATQTSKMQKGYYHVRSVKGEHKGGYYCVSTNPANESKQSQTIMITVKMAGWKKGLIAFFCILLILVLILVVVFKTCLRQFKRKRTGELSVKSASTKVERLSLTQAEVIEAANVTPGMMGKSVWSEHVSGSESDDQKSETATTEPHYTGEDQHRQIQTEVNLPLAPVNTETDAVNSEVRNSKHGDPEQTTVEYAELNHDTDHQGDHGEHGEQGGDSVQHDHLDETGDNNTADHGE, translated from the exons ATGGACACCAGACCCCCCAacctgccgccgctgctgctcctcaccATTATCCTCCTCTTCT CACAGTGTGCAAGAGGACAGTCAT CATACATTATAGATGCCGTGGGCCTCAAAATCCTACCTGCCAGCACTGTCCAGAGTGGCACACTAGTGACTATGCAGTGCCGGGTCATCGTCAGTCATGACAACACCGCACGCCTGACGCATAAGTTCCAGATTGTCCGTGACGACGTTCCCATCCGCTCCTTCACCACCACAGAAGACACAGTCGTGCATGAACTCAAGCCGGCCAGGGCGGCCGACTCTGGCAGTTACGAATGTCGGGTCACAGTCAAAGACAAGAGCAAAACCAGCTTCAGCCAAAAACTGGACGTCACAG GCCTGCAGGATCCTGTTCTGTATCTGAACAGGACCACGTTGTATGAGGGTGACGACTTCATAGCGACCTGCAGCGCTCCGGAAGAGAAAGGATCCCTGATTTTCCGTTTTTTCCGTAGGTTTAGAAATGAAGAGTCTCAGAGGATGAAGCAGGTAGCACCCACTGGGAACTCATCAGAGACCACGCTGGTTCTCAGACAGGCTGGAGACTACTTCCTGTACTGCGACTATGAGATTAATTTGGTTTCCGGGACCAGGCGCTCTAACCACAGCAATGAGGTGCAAGTGATAGTCAGAG AACTCCACATTTCCCCTGTCATGAATGTGCTGCCATCTTCTCGTGTCTTCGAGGGCGATGTAATAGAGGTGGTCTGTAAAGTGGTGACGTCACTGAAAAACATCCAAGTATTCCTGACAAAAGACAAGAGAATCCTCAAGCAAGCACCAGTCAGCCTCAGTCATCGGTTCACAGCGCAGGAAGGCGACTCTGGGGAGCTTGTGTGTAAGGCAGAGTGGGGCAACGTGCAGAAAGAAACCTATAAAACACTCACTGTCAAAG AGCTGTTTTCAAAGCCCTGGCTGACTGTGGATCCTGGGGACATATTCGTGGGAGACCGCTTCAAACTGAcctgctctgtgtctgtttacGTCCCTGAGAGGATCAACAACCAAACACTGCAGTTCGCCATCTacaaaaataacatgaagaTGACCAGTTCAGAGACGTACATTACCCAGGCACATCCTAGCACAAATGGCAACTACACCTGCAAAACCATGGCTTCTTCGGTTTCACACAGTTTTGTAAAAGAAAGTCCAACGCTGGTTGTAAAAGCCAAAG TTCCTGTCTCAAAACCTGTAATGAGCGTGGTGGGTGGGACGCTCATACTGGGAAGGCATTTCCAGCTCATCTGTCAAAGCGACCAAGGCACCCTCCCCATCACATACCTCCTGTACGGGCCACGGGGGCTAGTTGGGCACAGGGTGGTGGGCAAGCCAGGAGACCAAGCCGTCTTTAACTGCTCATCCATCTTTAAGAGCTCAGACTTAAGCAAGTTCATGTGCCAAGCAAAAAACAGTCAACACAGGCCTCCCATGGTTGGCTCAGGAATGGAGGCACAGCTGCTCCGTTCAACCAAGATCATAG AGCCTGTGTCAAAACCAATGCTTACTATAGAGCCCAGCATGGGGGACGTGTCCGAGGGCCAGGACCTGACTCTGTCCTGTTCGGTTCAAAGTGGCACTCCTCCTTTCAACTTCACCTGGTATCGCGCTGAGTCGGAGGGAGCACTAGCGACACAGACCTCCAAAATGCAGAAGGGATACTACCACGTACGCAGTGTGAAGGGAGAGCACAAAGGGGGGTACTACTGCGTGAGCACCAATCCCGCCAATGAAAGCAAACAGAGTCAGACTATCATGATCACAG TGAAGATGGCTGGCTGGAAGAAAGGTCTCATCGCGTTCTTCTGCATCCTGCTCATACTGGTCTTGATCCTTGTTGTCGTCTTCAAAACATGTCTCCGTCAGTTTAAAAGGAAACGAACAGGCGAGCTGTCAGT GAAGTCAGCCAGCACCAAAGTGGAGCGCTTGAGTCTCACTCAGGCAGAGGTCATTGAGGCTGCAAATG TCACGCCAGGCATGATGGGAAAAAGTGTGTGGAGTGAACATGTGTCCGGCTCGG AGTCTGATGACCAGAAAAGTGAGACTGCCACAACAGAACCTCACTACACAGGTGAAGACCAACACAGACAAATCCAAACAGAGGTGAACCTGCCTCTAG CACCAGTGAATACAGAAACAGACGCAGTGAACAGCGAAGTGAGGAACTCCAAACACG GTGATCCAGAGCAGACT
- the pecam1a gene encoding platelet endothelial cell adhesion molecule isoform X1 has product MDTRPPNLPPLLLLTIILLFSQCARGQSSYIIDAVGLKILPASTVQSGTLVTMQCRVIVSHDNTARLTHKFQIVRDDVPIRSFTTTEDTVVHELKPARAADSGSYECRVTVKDKSKTSFSQKLDVTGLQDPVLYLNRTTLYEGDDFIATCSAPEEKGSLIFRFFRRFRNEESQRMKQVAPTGNSSETTLVLRQAGDYFLYCDYEINLVSGTRRSNHSNEVQVIVRELHISPVMNVLPSSRVFEGDVIEVVCKVVTSLKNIQVFLTKDKRILKQAPVSLSHRFTAQEGDSGELVCKAEWGNVQKETYKTLTVKELFSKPWLTVDPGDIFVGDRFKLTCSVSVYVPERINNQTLQFAIYKNNMKMTSSETYITQAHPSTNGNYTCKTMASSVSHSFVKESPTLVVKAKVPVSKPVMSVVGGTLILGRHFQLICQSDQGTLPITYLLYGPRGLVGHRVVGKPGDQAVFNCSSIFKSSDLSKFMCQAKNSQHRPPMVGSGMEAQLLRSTKIIEPVSKPMLTIEPSMGDVSEGQDLTLSCSVQSGTPPFNFTWYRAESEGALATQTSKMQKGYYHVRSVKGEHKGGYYCVSTNPANESKQSQTIMITVKMAGWKKGLIAFFCILLILVLILVVVFKTCLRQFKRKRTGELSVKSASTKVERLSLTQAEVIEAANVTPGMMGKSVWSEHVSGSESDDQKSETATTEPHYTGEDQHRQIQTEVNLPLAPVNTETDAVNSEVRNSKHGDPEQTQTVEYAELNHDTDHQGDHGEHGEQGGDSVQHDHLDETGDNNTADHGE; this is encoded by the exons ATGGACACCAGACCCCCCAacctgccgccgctgctgctcctcaccATTATCCTCCTCTTCT CACAGTGTGCAAGAGGACAGTCAT CATACATTATAGATGCCGTGGGCCTCAAAATCCTACCTGCCAGCACTGTCCAGAGTGGCACACTAGTGACTATGCAGTGCCGGGTCATCGTCAGTCATGACAACACCGCACGCCTGACGCATAAGTTCCAGATTGTCCGTGACGACGTTCCCATCCGCTCCTTCACCACCACAGAAGACACAGTCGTGCATGAACTCAAGCCGGCCAGGGCGGCCGACTCTGGCAGTTACGAATGTCGGGTCACAGTCAAAGACAAGAGCAAAACCAGCTTCAGCCAAAAACTGGACGTCACAG GCCTGCAGGATCCTGTTCTGTATCTGAACAGGACCACGTTGTATGAGGGTGACGACTTCATAGCGACCTGCAGCGCTCCGGAAGAGAAAGGATCCCTGATTTTCCGTTTTTTCCGTAGGTTTAGAAATGAAGAGTCTCAGAGGATGAAGCAGGTAGCACCCACTGGGAACTCATCAGAGACCACGCTGGTTCTCAGACAGGCTGGAGACTACTTCCTGTACTGCGACTATGAGATTAATTTGGTTTCCGGGACCAGGCGCTCTAACCACAGCAATGAGGTGCAAGTGATAGTCAGAG AACTCCACATTTCCCCTGTCATGAATGTGCTGCCATCTTCTCGTGTCTTCGAGGGCGATGTAATAGAGGTGGTCTGTAAAGTGGTGACGTCACTGAAAAACATCCAAGTATTCCTGACAAAAGACAAGAGAATCCTCAAGCAAGCACCAGTCAGCCTCAGTCATCGGTTCACAGCGCAGGAAGGCGACTCTGGGGAGCTTGTGTGTAAGGCAGAGTGGGGCAACGTGCAGAAAGAAACCTATAAAACACTCACTGTCAAAG AGCTGTTTTCAAAGCCCTGGCTGACTGTGGATCCTGGGGACATATTCGTGGGAGACCGCTTCAAACTGAcctgctctgtgtctgtttacGTCCCTGAGAGGATCAACAACCAAACACTGCAGTTCGCCATCTacaaaaataacatgaagaTGACCAGTTCAGAGACGTACATTACCCAGGCACATCCTAGCACAAATGGCAACTACACCTGCAAAACCATGGCTTCTTCGGTTTCACACAGTTTTGTAAAAGAAAGTCCAACGCTGGTTGTAAAAGCCAAAG TTCCTGTCTCAAAACCTGTAATGAGCGTGGTGGGTGGGACGCTCATACTGGGAAGGCATTTCCAGCTCATCTGTCAAAGCGACCAAGGCACCCTCCCCATCACATACCTCCTGTACGGGCCACGGGGGCTAGTTGGGCACAGGGTGGTGGGCAAGCCAGGAGACCAAGCCGTCTTTAACTGCTCATCCATCTTTAAGAGCTCAGACTTAAGCAAGTTCATGTGCCAAGCAAAAAACAGTCAACACAGGCCTCCCATGGTTGGCTCAGGAATGGAGGCACAGCTGCTCCGTTCAACCAAGATCATAG AGCCTGTGTCAAAACCAATGCTTACTATAGAGCCCAGCATGGGGGACGTGTCCGAGGGCCAGGACCTGACTCTGTCCTGTTCGGTTCAAAGTGGCACTCCTCCTTTCAACTTCACCTGGTATCGCGCTGAGTCGGAGGGAGCACTAGCGACACAGACCTCCAAAATGCAGAAGGGATACTACCACGTACGCAGTGTGAAGGGAGAGCACAAAGGGGGGTACTACTGCGTGAGCACCAATCCCGCCAATGAAAGCAAACAGAGTCAGACTATCATGATCACAG TGAAGATGGCTGGCTGGAAGAAAGGTCTCATCGCGTTCTTCTGCATCCTGCTCATACTGGTCTTGATCCTTGTTGTCGTCTTCAAAACATGTCTCCGTCAGTTTAAAAGGAAACGAACAGGCGAGCTGTCAGT GAAGTCAGCCAGCACCAAAGTGGAGCGCTTGAGTCTCACTCAGGCAGAGGTCATTGAGGCTGCAAATG TCACGCCAGGCATGATGGGAAAAAGTGTGTGGAGTGAACATGTGTCCGGCTCGG AGTCTGATGACCAGAAAAGTGAGACTGCCACAACAGAACCTCACTACACAGGTGAAGACCAACACAGACAAATCCAAACAGAGGTGAACCTGCCTCTAG CACCAGTGAATACAGAAACAGACGCAGTGAACAGCGAAGTGAGGAACTCCAAACACG GTGATCCAGAGCAGACT
- the pecam1a gene encoding platelet endothelial cell adhesion molecule isoform X3: MDTRPPNLPPLLLLTIILLFSQCARGQSSYIIDAVGLKILPASTVQSGTLVTMQCRVIVSHDNTARLTHKFQIVRDDVPIRSFTTTEDTVVHELKPARAADSGSYECRVTVKDKSKTSFSQKLDVTGLQDPVLYLNRTTLYEGDDFIATCSAPEEKGSLIFRFFRRFRNEESQRMKQVAPTGNSSETTLVLRQAGDYFLYCDYEINLVSGTRRSNHSNEVQVIVRELHISPVMNVLPSSRVFEGDVIEVVCKVVTSLKNIQVFLTKDKRILKQAPVSLSHRFTAQEGDSGELVCKAEWGNVQKETYKTLTVKELFSKPWLTVDPGDIFVGDRFKLTCSVSVYVPERINNQTLQFAIYKNNMKMTSSETYITQAHPSTNGNYTCKTMASSVSHSFVKESPTLVVKAKVPVSKPVMSVVGGTLILGRHFQLICQSDQGTLPITYLLYGPRGLVGHRVVGKPGDQAVFNCSSIFKSSDLSKFMCQAKNSQHRPPMVGSGMEAQLLRSTKIIEPVSKPMLTIEPSMGDVSEGQDLTLSCSVQSGTPPFNFTWYRAESEGALATQTSKMQKGYYHVRSVKGEHKGGYYCVSTNPANESKQSQTIMITVKMAGWKKGLIAFFCILLILVLILVVVFKTCLRQFKRKRTGELSVKSASTKVERLSLTQAEVIEAANVTPGMMGKSVWSEHVSGSESDDQKSETATTEPHYTGEDQHRQIQTEVNLPLAPVNTETDAVNSEVRNSKHGNRISSNCKHLCCW; this comes from the exons ATGGACACCAGACCCCCCAacctgccgccgctgctgctcctcaccATTATCCTCCTCTTCT CACAGTGTGCAAGAGGACAGTCAT CATACATTATAGATGCCGTGGGCCTCAAAATCCTACCTGCCAGCACTGTCCAGAGTGGCACACTAGTGACTATGCAGTGCCGGGTCATCGTCAGTCATGACAACACCGCACGCCTGACGCATAAGTTCCAGATTGTCCGTGACGACGTTCCCATCCGCTCCTTCACCACCACAGAAGACACAGTCGTGCATGAACTCAAGCCGGCCAGGGCGGCCGACTCTGGCAGTTACGAATGTCGGGTCACAGTCAAAGACAAGAGCAAAACCAGCTTCAGCCAAAAACTGGACGTCACAG GCCTGCAGGATCCTGTTCTGTATCTGAACAGGACCACGTTGTATGAGGGTGACGACTTCATAGCGACCTGCAGCGCTCCGGAAGAGAAAGGATCCCTGATTTTCCGTTTTTTCCGTAGGTTTAGAAATGAAGAGTCTCAGAGGATGAAGCAGGTAGCACCCACTGGGAACTCATCAGAGACCACGCTGGTTCTCAGACAGGCTGGAGACTACTTCCTGTACTGCGACTATGAGATTAATTTGGTTTCCGGGACCAGGCGCTCTAACCACAGCAATGAGGTGCAAGTGATAGTCAGAG AACTCCACATTTCCCCTGTCATGAATGTGCTGCCATCTTCTCGTGTCTTCGAGGGCGATGTAATAGAGGTGGTCTGTAAAGTGGTGACGTCACTGAAAAACATCCAAGTATTCCTGACAAAAGACAAGAGAATCCTCAAGCAAGCACCAGTCAGCCTCAGTCATCGGTTCACAGCGCAGGAAGGCGACTCTGGGGAGCTTGTGTGTAAGGCAGAGTGGGGCAACGTGCAGAAAGAAACCTATAAAACACTCACTGTCAAAG AGCTGTTTTCAAAGCCCTGGCTGACTGTGGATCCTGGGGACATATTCGTGGGAGACCGCTTCAAACTGAcctgctctgtgtctgtttacGTCCCTGAGAGGATCAACAACCAAACACTGCAGTTCGCCATCTacaaaaataacatgaagaTGACCAGTTCAGAGACGTACATTACCCAGGCACATCCTAGCACAAATGGCAACTACACCTGCAAAACCATGGCTTCTTCGGTTTCACACAGTTTTGTAAAAGAAAGTCCAACGCTGGTTGTAAAAGCCAAAG TTCCTGTCTCAAAACCTGTAATGAGCGTGGTGGGTGGGACGCTCATACTGGGAAGGCATTTCCAGCTCATCTGTCAAAGCGACCAAGGCACCCTCCCCATCACATACCTCCTGTACGGGCCACGGGGGCTAGTTGGGCACAGGGTGGTGGGCAAGCCAGGAGACCAAGCCGTCTTTAACTGCTCATCCATCTTTAAGAGCTCAGACTTAAGCAAGTTCATGTGCCAAGCAAAAAACAGTCAACACAGGCCTCCCATGGTTGGCTCAGGAATGGAGGCACAGCTGCTCCGTTCAACCAAGATCATAG AGCCTGTGTCAAAACCAATGCTTACTATAGAGCCCAGCATGGGGGACGTGTCCGAGGGCCAGGACCTGACTCTGTCCTGTTCGGTTCAAAGTGGCACTCCTCCTTTCAACTTCACCTGGTATCGCGCTGAGTCGGAGGGAGCACTAGCGACACAGACCTCCAAAATGCAGAAGGGATACTACCACGTACGCAGTGTGAAGGGAGAGCACAAAGGGGGGTACTACTGCGTGAGCACCAATCCCGCCAATGAAAGCAAACAGAGTCAGACTATCATGATCACAG TGAAGATGGCTGGCTGGAAGAAAGGTCTCATCGCGTTCTTCTGCATCCTGCTCATACTGGTCTTGATCCTTGTTGTCGTCTTCAAAACATGTCTCCGTCAGTTTAAAAGGAAACGAACAGGCGAGCTGTCAGT GAAGTCAGCCAGCACCAAAGTGGAGCGCTTGAGTCTCACTCAGGCAGAGGTCATTGAGGCTGCAAATG TCACGCCAGGCATGATGGGAAAAAGTGTGTGGAGTGAACATGTGTCCGGCTCGG AGTCTGATGACCAGAAAAGTGAGACTGCCACAACAGAACCTCACTACACAGGTGAAGACCAACACAGACAAATCCAAACAGAGGTGAACCTGCCTCTAG CACCAGTGAATACAGAAACAGACGCAGTGAACAGCGAAGTGAGGAACTCCAAACACG GAAACAGGATCAGCTCCAACTGTAAACATCTGTGTTGTTGGTGA
- the pecam1a gene encoding platelet endothelial cell adhesion molecule isoform X4: protein MDTRPPNLPPLLLLTIILLFSQCARGQSSYIIDAVGLKILPASTVQSGTLVTMQCRVIVSHDNTARLTHKFQIVRDDVPIRSFTTTEDTVVHELKPARAADSGSYECRVTVKDKSKTSFSQKLDVTGLQDPVLYLNRTTLYEGDDFIATCSAPEEKGSLIFRFFRRFRNEESQRMKQVAPTGNSSETTLVLRQAGDYFLYCDYEINLVSGTRRSNHSNEVQVIVRELHISPVMNVLPSSRVFEGDVIEVVCKVVTSLKNIQVFLTKDKRILKQAPVSLSHRFTAQEGDSGELVCKAEWGNVQKETYKTLTVKELFSKPWLTVDPGDIFVGDRFKLTCSVSVYVPERINNQTLQFAIYKNNMKMTSSETYITQAHPSTNGNYTCKTMASSVSHSFVKESPTLVVKAKVPVSKPVMSVVGGTLILGRHFQLICQSDQGTLPITYLLYGPRGLVGHRVVGKPGDQAVFNCSSIFKSSDLSKFMCQAKNSQHRPPMVGSGMEAQLLRSTKIIEPVSKPMLTIEPSMGDVSEGQDLTLSCSVQSGTPPFNFTWYRAESEGALATQTSKMQKGYYHVRSVKGEHKGGYYCVSTNPANESKQSQTIMITVKMAGWKKGLIAFFCILLILVLILVVVFKTCLRQFKRKRTGELSVQPAPKWSA from the exons ATGGACACCAGACCCCCCAacctgccgccgctgctgctcctcaccATTATCCTCCTCTTCT CACAGTGTGCAAGAGGACAGTCAT CATACATTATAGATGCCGTGGGCCTCAAAATCCTACCTGCCAGCACTGTCCAGAGTGGCACACTAGTGACTATGCAGTGCCGGGTCATCGTCAGTCATGACAACACCGCACGCCTGACGCATAAGTTCCAGATTGTCCGTGACGACGTTCCCATCCGCTCCTTCACCACCACAGAAGACACAGTCGTGCATGAACTCAAGCCGGCCAGGGCGGCCGACTCTGGCAGTTACGAATGTCGGGTCACAGTCAAAGACAAGAGCAAAACCAGCTTCAGCCAAAAACTGGACGTCACAG GCCTGCAGGATCCTGTTCTGTATCTGAACAGGACCACGTTGTATGAGGGTGACGACTTCATAGCGACCTGCAGCGCTCCGGAAGAGAAAGGATCCCTGATTTTCCGTTTTTTCCGTAGGTTTAGAAATGAAGAGTCTCAGAGGATGAAGCAGGTAGCACCCACTGGGAACTCATCAGAGACCACGCTGGTTCTCAGACAGGCTGGAGACTACTTCCTGTACTGCGACTATGAGATTAATTTGGTTTCCGGGACCAGGCGCTCTAACCACAGCAATGAGGTGCAAGTGATAGTCAGAG AACTCCACATTTCCCCTGTCATGAATGTGCTGCCATCTTCTCGTGTCTTCGAGGGCGATGTAATAGAGGTGGTCTGTAAAGTGGTGACGTCACTGAAAAACATCCAAGTATTCCTGACAAAAGACAAGAGAATCCTCAAGCAAGCACCAGTCAGCCTCAGTCATCGGTTCACAGCGCAGGAAGGCGACTCTGGGGAGCTTGTGTGTAAGGCAGAGTGGGGCAACGTGCAGAAAGAAACCTATAAAACACTCACTGTCAAAG AGCTGTTTTCAAAGCCCTGGCTGACTGTGGATCCTGGGGACATATTCGTGGGAGACCGCTTCAAACTGAcctgctctgtgtctgtttacGTCCCTGAGAGGATCAACAACCAAACACTGCAGTTCGCCATCTacaaaaataacatgaagaTGACCAGTTCAGAGACGTACATTACCCAGGCACATCCTAGCACAAATGGCAACTACACCTGCAAAACCATGGCTTCTTCGGTTTCACACAGTTTTGTAAAAGAAAGTCCAACGCTGGTTGTAAAAGCCAAAG TTCCTGTCTCAAAACCTGTAATGAGCGTGGTGGGTGGGACGCTCATACTGGGAAGGCATTTCCAGCTCATCTGTCAAAGCGACCAAGGCACCCTCCCCATCACATACCTCCTGTACGGGCCACGGGGGCTAGTTGGGCACAGGGTGGTGGGCAAGCCAGGAGACCAAGCCGTCTTTAACTGCTCATCCATCTTTAAGAGCTCAGACTTAAGCAAGTTCATGTGCCAAGCAAAAAACAGTCAACACAGGCCTCCCATGGTTGGCTCAGGAATGGAGGCACAGCTGCTCCGTTCAACCAAGATCATAG AGCCTGTGTCAAAACCAATGCTTACTATAGAGCCCAGCATGGGGGACGTGTCCGAGGGCCAGGACCTGACTCTGTCCTGTTCGGTTCAAAGTGGCACTCCTCCTTTCAACTTCACCTGGTATCGCGCTGAGTCGGAGGGAGCACTAGCGACACAGACCTCCAAAATGCAGAAGGGATACTACCACGTACGCAGTGTGAAGGGAGAGCACAAAGGGGGGTACTACTGCGTGAGCACCAATCCCGCCAATGAAAGCAAACAGAGTCAGACTATCATGATCACAG TGAAGATGGCTGGCTGGAAGAAAGGTCTCATCGCGTTCTTCTGCATCCTGCTCATACTGGTCTTGATCCTTGTTGTCGTCTTCAAAACATGTCTCCGTCAGTTTAAAAGGAAACGAACAGGCGAGCTGTCAGT TCAGCCAGCACCAAAGTGGAGCGCTTGA